In one Vidua chalybeata isolate OUT-0048 chromosome 4, bVidCha1 merged haplotype, whole genome shotgun sequence genomic region, the following are encoded:
- the ZNF330 gene encoding zinc finger protein 330 — MPKKKTGARKKAENRREREKQIRASRANIDLAKHPCNASMECDKCQRRQKNRAFCYFCNSVQKLPICAQCGKTKCMMKSSDCVIKHAGVYSTGLAMVGAICDFCEAWVCHGRKCLSTHACMCPLADAECVECERSVWDHGGRIFACSFCHDFLCEDDQFEHQASCQVLEAETFKCVSCNRLGQHSCLRCKACFCDDHVRSKVFKQEKGKKPPCPKCGHETQQTKDLSMSTRSLKFGRQTGGEDADGASGYDAYWKNLSSSKTGDAGDHEDEYDEYEAEDDDEDDNDERGKDSDSEATDVFSNLNLGRTYASGYAHYEESED, encoded by the exons ATGCCCAAAAAAAAGACTGGTGCTCGTAAGAAAGCTGAGAACCGTCGGGAACGTGAGAAGCAGATAAGGGCTTCACGAGCCAACATAGACCTGGCCAAACATCCTTGTAATGCTTCAATG GAATGTGATAAGTGCCAAAG ACGACAGAAGAATAGAGCTTTTTGTTACTTCTGTAATTCTGTTCAGAAGTTGCCCATTTGTGCACAATGTG gaaaaaccaAATGCATGATGAAGTCTTCTGACTGTGTTATAAAACATGCTGGTGTGTACAGTACTGGACTAGCTATGGTG GGTGCaatctgtgatttctgtgaagCCTGGGTGTGTCACGGGAGGAAGTGTCTCAGCACCCACGCGTGTATGTGCCCTCTGGCAGACGCAGAGTGCGTTGAGTGTGAAAGAAGTGTCTGGGACCATG GAGGCAGAATATTCGCCTGCTCTTTTTGCCATGATTTCCTCTGTGAAGATGATCAGTTTGAACATCAAGCCAGCTGCCAAGTTCTGGAAGCAGAGACGTTTAAAT GTGTCTCCTGTAACAGGCTGGGGCAGCATTCCTGCCTGCGTTGCAAG GCTTGTTTTTGTGACGATCATGTGCGAAGTAAGGTTTTCaagcaggaaaaagggaaaaagcctCCTTGCCCTAAATGTGGCCATGAAACTCAGCAGACAAAGGATCTGAGCATGTCAA CACGTTCTTTGAAGTTTGGCCGACAGACTGGAGGGGAAGATGCAGATGGAGCTTCTGGTTACGATGCCTACTGGAAAAACCTTTCCTCCAGCAAGACTGGGGATGCAGGTGACCATGAGGATGAATATGATGAGTACGAAGCagaagatgatgatgaagatgacaATGATGAGCGAGGGAAGGATTCAGATTCTGAGGCCACAGATGTATTCAGCAATTTGAATTTAGGAAGGACCTACGCTAGTGGTTATGCACATTATGAGGAATCAGAAGATTAA